The genome window TTCCCGGATAATTGAGCGACTCTTGCAGTATCAGGCGGTCACGGTGGCCGATTTTCTGACGGCGCATCACGGCCAAAAATGTCACGGCGGTCATGTATCCCAATCCCCCGATCTGGATCAGCAGCATAATGACCGCCTGACCTGCCGGCGTAAAATCGATCGGGGTGTCTTTGACGATAAGCCCCGTAACGCATACGGCGGATGTCGAGGTAAAAAGCGCATCGATAAATCGGAGTTCGCCGTTATGGGCAAACGGCATCAACAGCAATAATGCGCCAAAAAGAATCAGTCCGATAAAACTGTATACGATAAGCTTGAGTTCATGCGTATGTATGTGTCATCCTTCGTTATGGAGTTGTCGTGTCGCAGATAAAACGGTACCCGATGCCCATTTCCGTCCGTATGTAACCCGGACGCGCCGCATCCGTTTCAATTTTTTTGCGTAACGAATTGATATACGTCCGAAGATACTGCATTTCGTGTTGATATCCGACTCCCCAAACTTCTTTAAGTATGCGCGTATACGGAAGCACCTGATTGAGATGAAGCATGAAATATTTTAACAGATTATATTCCGTCGGCGTCAATTTAAGATATTCGCTGTTTTTCCTGAGGCTGTGTTCGGCAATATCCAGGGTAATATCCCCGCAAACGATGACATTCACTGAAGGCTGCAATCCGAGGAAACGACGCTGGGCGGAGCGGATTCGTGCGGCAAGTTCATCCAGGGAAAAAGGTTTGAACACATAATCATCCGCCCCTGCATCGAGTGAAGCAATAACCTCCTTTTCCACATGACGTGCGGAAATGACGATGATGGGAACCGCCGTTTCGGAACGTATCGTCCGGATCATTGTTTTGCCG of Sulfuricurvum sp. IAE1 contains these proteins:
- a CDS encoding response regulator, whose protein sequence is MRVHELVLIIEDDESISQMLSLSLRQQGYRTLVAMDMQSAHRTFRANRPDLILLDLGLPDGDGKTMIRTIRSETAVPIIVISARHVEKEVIASLDAGADDYVFKPFSLDELAARIRSAQRRFLGLQPSVNVIVCGDITLDIAEHSLRKNSEYLKLTPTEYNLLKYFMLHLNQVLPYTRILKEVWGVGYQHEMQYLRTYINSLRKKIETDAARPGYIRTEMGIGYRFICDTTTP